One Microbacterium esteraromaticum genomic window carries:
- a CDS encoding SseB family protein, with translation MSQATDDSCEHGHGNSGDSAGVPWEGRSFESNPHAADDGSADPALLAALLRFRAGEGSQQEVVDAFRPARVLVPLVAEKGDEGVGPTGLKVDKTQELSIVTVAAPDGRRVQPVFSSVDTMRRWDATARPIPVEAIRVALSASSEQTDLIALDPASETEFVIRRPAVWAIAQSQHWEPSCLSPEVFTALRESIAHELAVIDVSVAPGDPDARMHGPELIVTLELVDGLERETLDAVLARLAQRWAADDRMAVLVDSLTVKLTRSVG, from the coding sequence ATGTCGCAGGCGACTGACGACTCCTGCGAGCACGGGCACGGCAATTCCGGCGACTCCGCCGGTGTGCCCTGGGAGGGTCGCAGCTTCGAGTCGAACCCGCACGCCGCCGACGACGGCTCGGCCGATCCGGCGCTGCTGGCTGCCTTGCTGCGCTTCCGTGCGGGTGAGGGCTCGCAGCAGGAGGTCGTCGACGCGTTCCGTCCCGCCCGCGTGCTGGTGCCGCTCGTCGCCGAGAAGGGCGATGAAGGCGTCGGGCCCACCGGCCTGAAGGTCGACAAGACCCAGGAGCTGTCGATCGTCACAGTCGCTGCGCCCGACGGGCGTCGTGTGCAGCCCGTGTTCTCATCCGTCGACACCATGCGGCGGTGGGACGCGACGGCACGGCCGATACCCGTCGAGGCGATCCGCGTCGCCCTGTCGGCATCGAGCGAGCAGACCGATCTGATCGCGCTCGATCCGGCATCCGAGACCGAGTTCGTCATCCGCCGCCCCGCCGTCTGGGCGATCGCACAGTCTCAGCACTGGGAGCCGAGCTGCCTCTCGCCCGAGGTCTTCACCGCTCTGCGCGAGAGCATCGCGCACGAGCTAGCCGTGATCGACGTGTCGGTCGCCCCGGGCGATCCGGATGCCAGGATGCACGGCCCCGAGCTGATCGTGACGCTCGAGCTCGTCGACGGCCTCGAGCGCGAGACGCTGGATGCCGTGCTGGCGCGGCTGGCGCAGCGCTGGGCGGCCGACGACCGCATGGCCGTGCTGGTCGACTCGCTGACCGTGAAGCTGACGCGCTCGGTCGGCTGA
- the priA gene encoding bifunctional 1-(5-phosphoribosyl)-5-((5-phosphoribosylamino)methylideneamino)imidazole-4-carboxamide isomerase/phosphoribosylanthranilate isomerase PriA, which yields MNDFAQSPSLILLPAVDVAGGKAVRLTQGEAGTETSYGDPVDAAGEFVDAGAEWIHLVDLDAAFGRGTNTSILRKVIKQYRGVNIELSGGIRDDASLDAALEAGATRINLGTAALENPEWSADVISRYGEAIAVGLDVRGTTLAARGWTKEGGDIWDVLERLEEAGCSRYVVTDVTKDGTLRGPNLDLLREITSRTPKPVIASGGVASLDDIAALRELVPLGVEGAIVGKALYAGQFTLAEALDVAGD from the coding sequence ATGAACGACTTCGCACAGTCCCCCTCGCTGATCCTCCTGCCCGCGGTCGATGTGGCCGGCGGCAAGGCGGTGCGCCTGACGCAGGGCGAGGCCGGCACCGAGACGAGCTACGGCGACCCTGTCGACGCGGCAGGCGAGTTCGTCGATGCCGGCGCCGAGTGGATCCACCTGGTCGATCTCGACGCAGCCTTCGGGCGCGGCACCAACACCTCGATCCTGCGCAAGGTCATCAAGCAGTACCGCGGGGTGAACATCGAGCTCTCCGGCGGCATCCGCGACGACGCCAGCCTGGACGCCGCCCTGGAGGCGGGGGCGACGCGCATCAACCTCGGCACCGCCGCGCTCGAGAACCCCGAGTGGTCGGCCGATGTGATCAGCCGATACGGCGAGGCGATCGCCGTCGGACTCGACGTGCGGGGCACCACCCTCGCCGCCCGCGGCTGGACCAAGGAGGGCGGCGACATCTGGGACGTGCTGGAGCGCCTCGAGGAGGCCGGCTGCAGCCGCTACGTCGTCACCGACGTCACCAAGGACGGCACCCTGCGCGGGCCCAACCTCGACCTGCTGCGCGAGATCACCTCGCGCACTCCGAAGCCCGTGATCGCCTCCGGCGGTGTCGCGTCGCTCGACGACATCGCGGCGCTGCGCGAGCTCGTGCCGCTGGGGGTCGAGGGCGCCATCGTCGGCAAGGCCCTCTACGCCGGGCAGTTCACGCTGGCAGAGGCGCTGGATGTCGCAGGCGACTGA
- the hisH gene encoding imidazole glycerol phosphate synthase subunit HisH: MTARRVVVFDYESGNVHSAVKALAAAGAEVELTRDRGRALEADGLLVPGVGAFAAVRDALVAHGGDEIVDRRLAGGRPVLGICVGMQVMFERGVERGQSADGLGEWPGTVTELDAPVLPHMGWNTVEAGEGSVLFRGIEQERFYFVHSFAAKTWDLDVIPPFPQPAVTWATHGERFLAAVENGPLSATQFHPEKSGDAGIRLLRNWVESL; this comes from the coding sequence GTGACCGCGCGGCGCGTCGTCGTCTTCGACTACGAATCCGGCAATGTCCACTCGGCCGTCAAGGCGCTGGCGGCGGCCGGCGCAGAGGTCGAGCTCACCCGCGATCGCGGGCGCGCGCTCGAGGCAGACGGGCTGCTGGTGCCCGGCGTCGGCGCTTTCGCGGCCGTGCGAGACGCTCTCGTCGCGCATGGCGGCGACGAGATCGTCGACCGCCGTCTCGCCGGCGGGCGACCCGTGCTGGGCATCTGCGTGGGCATGCAGGTGATGTTCGAACGCGGCGTCGAACGAGGACAGTCCGCCGATGGACTGGGGGAGTGGCCAGGCACGGTGACCGAGCTCGACGCCCCCGTGCTGCCCCACATGGGCTGGAACACCGTCGAGGCAGGTGAGGGCAGCGTGCTGTTCCGCGGCATCGAGCAGGAGCGCTTCTACTTCGTGCACTCGTTCGCGGCCAAGACCTGGGATCTCGACGTGATCCCGCCGTTCCCGCAGCCGGCCGTGACCTGGGCCACCCACGGCGAGCGGTTCCTCGCCGCGGTGGAGAACGGCCCGTTGTCGGCCACCCAGTTCCACCCGGAGAAGTCGGGTGATGCGGGCATCCGACTGCTGCGCAACTGGGTCGAATCGCTCTGA
- the infC gene encoding translation initiation factor IF-3, with protein MSDPRTNERIRVPEVRLVGPAGEQIGVVRIEAALRLAQEADLDLVEVAPNSKPPVVKIMDYGKFKYEAAQKAKEARRNQANTILKEVRFRLKIEAHDYTTKLKRAEGFLKAGDKVKAMILFRGREQSRPEQGVRLLRKFAEDVAEFGTVESNPTIDGRNMVMVVAPLKNKSEAKAEQNAVRTANKQAAREAKNGSAPAPTDETAA; from the coding sequence ATCAGCGATCCCCGTACCAATGAGCGCATCCGCGTCCCCGAGGTCCGCCTCGTCGGTCCCGCGGGTGAGCAGATCGGTGTTGTCCGCATCGAGGCAGCACTGCGTCTTGCCCAGGAGGCGGACCTCGATCTCGTCGAGGTGGCCCCCAATTCCAAGCCGCCCGTGGTCAAGATCATGGACTACGGCAAGTTCAAGTACGAGGCCGCGCAGAAGGCCAAGGAAGCACGCCGCAACCAGGCGAACACCATCCTCAAGGAGGTCCGCTTCCGCCTGAAGATCGAGGCGCACGACTACACGACCAAGCTCAAGCGCGCCGAGGGCTTCCTCAAGGCGGGCGACAAGGTCAAGGCGATGATCCTGTTCCGTGGTCGCGAGCAGTCGCGTCCCGAGCAGGGCGTGCGTCTGCTGCGCAAGTTCGCCGAGGACGTCGCGGAGTTCGGCACCGTCGAGTCGAACCCCACGATCGACGGACGCAACATGGTCATGGTCGTCGCTCCGCTGAAGAACAAGTCAGAGGCGAAGGCCGAGCAGAACGCCGTCCGCACGGCGAACAAGCAGGCCGCGCGTGAGGCGAAGAACGGCTCCGCCCCCGCCCCGACCGACGAGACCGCGGCGTAA
- a CDS encoding histidinol-phosphate transaminase: MEHVTSLDELPLRDDLRGLTPYGAPQAPLPVALNVNENTHPVPDEVASDILDDIALALRDVNRYPDREFTALREGFAEYLGHDLRAEQIWAGNGSNEVLQHIMQAFAGPGRSAFGFAPTYSMYPLITQGTGARWIAGARNDDYTIDPDDAARQVLAADPDVVLLCSPNNPTGTPLALDVIDAVYEAARGVVIVDEAYQEFAPHDAPSALSLLDGRPRLAVSRTMSKAFAFAGARVGYLAADPAFIDALRLVRLPYHLSALTQAAAVAALRNSSTMLRMVDEIVEQRERISATLEALGYTPHESWSNFVLFGGVDDPRDVWQKLYDRGVLVRDVGIAHHLRVTAGTEAETTAFLEALASIGSPS, translated from the coding sequence ATGGAGCATGTGACATCCCTTGATGAGCTGCCCCTCCGCGACGATCTGCGCGGGCTCACACCCTACGGCGCGCCGCAGGCGCCGCTGCCGGTCGCTCTGAACGTCAACGAGAACACCCATCCCGTTCCCGATGAGGTCGCCAGCGACATCCTCGACGACATCGCCCTGGCCCTTCGCGACGTCAACCGCTATCCGGATCGCGAGTTCACGGCCCTTCGAGAAGGTTTCGCCGAGTATCTCGGCCACGATCTCCGCGCCGAGCAGATCTGGGCGGGAAACGGCTCGAACGAGGTGCTGCAGCACATCATGCAGGCATTCGCCGGTCCTGGTCGCAGTGCGTTCGGATTCGCGCCGACGTACTCGATGTACCCGCTCATCACGCAGGGCACCGGCGCGCGCTGGATAGCCGGGGCGCGCAACGACGACTACACGATCGATCCGGACGATGCCGCGCGCCAGGTGCTGGCCGCCGACCCGGACGTCGTGCTGCTCTGCTCGCCCAACAACCCGACCGGCACGCCGCTGGCGCTCGACGTGATCGACGCCGTCTACGAGGCGGCGCGCGGCGTCGTCATCGTCGACGAGGCGTACCAGGAGTTCGCCCCCCACGACGCCCCCTCCGCGCTGAGCCTGCTCGACGGCCGCCCTCGCCTCGCGGTCTCGCGCACCATGAGCAAGGCCTTCGCCTTCGCGGGTGCCCGTGTCGGCTATCTCGCCGCCGACCCCGCGTTCATCGACGCGCTGCGCCTCGTGCGCCTGCCGTACCACCTCAGTGCGCTCACGCAGGCCGCCGCGGTGGCCGCGCTGCGCAACTCGTCGACCATGCTGCGCATGGTCGATGAGATCGTCGAGCAGCGCGAGCGCATCTCGGCCACGCTCGAGGCGCTCGGATACACGCCGCACGAATCCTGGTCGAACTTCGTGCTCTTCGGGGGAGTGGATGACCCGAGGGACGTGTGGCAGAAGCTGTACGACCGGGGTGTGCTCGTCCGCGACGTCGGCATCGCCCATCACCTCCGGGTGACGGCCGGCACAGAGGCCGAGACCACCGCATTCCTGGAAGCCCTCGCGTCGATTGGATCGCCGTCATGA
- the lexA gene encoding transcriptional repressor LexA, which translates to MSDTPETAAEAPRTRRRKSLSPKQMAILEVIQTSIARHGYPPSMREIGDAVGLKSLSSVTHQLGQLELSGYLRRDPGKTRAMEVLIDLPGTSAENPADSSPAVGDAALVPLVGQIAAGIPITADQQVEEIFPLPRQLVGKGDLFMLKVNGESMIDAAICDGDWVVVRTQNDAENGEIVAAMIDGEATVKTFRRRDGHTWLLPRNSAFEPILGDEAVVLGKVVAVLRAV; encoded by the coding sequence ATGAGCGACACCCCCGAGACCGCAGCCGAGGCTCCTCGCACGCGACGACGCAAGAGCCTCAGCCCCAAGCAGATGGCGATCCTCGAGGTCATCCAGACCTCTATCGCCCGCCACGGCTACCCGCCGAGCATGCGCGAGATCGGCGACGCGGTGGGGCTGAAGTCGCTCTCCAGCGTCACCCACCAGCTCGGCCAGCTCGAGCTCAGCGGCTACCTGCGCCGCGACCCGGGCAAGACCCGCGCCATGGAGGTGCTCATCGACCTGCCCGGCACGAGCGCCGAGAACCCCGCCGACAGCTCCCCCGCCGTGGGGGATGCGGCACTGGTGCCCCTCGTCGGCCAGATCGCCGCCGGCATCCCGATCACCGCCGATCAGCAGGTGGAGGAGATCTTCCCCCTGCCCCGGCAGCTGGTGGGCAAGGGCGACCTGTTCATGCTCAAGGTGAACGGGGAGTCGATGATCGATGCGGCCATCTGCGACGGCGACTGGGTGGTCGTGCGCACGCAGAACGACGCCGAGAACGGCGAGATCGTCGCCGCGATGATCGACGGCGAGGCCACGGTCAAGACGTTCCGTCGTCGCGACGGACACACCTGGCTGCTGCCGCGCAACTCCGCCTTCGAGCCCATCCTCGGCGACGAGGCCGTCGTGCTCGGCAAGGTCGTCGCGGTGCTTCGCGCGGTCTGA
- a CDS encoding DUF1844 domain-containing protein, which translates to MTIPAEHHDDRHQSWEQQEQAATAATRDIADVPAVEVITTTAVHLMSAAAVKVGLADHPEEQTDLDEARKLINALAGLITAGAPEISDMHARSLRDGLRSLQLAFREASAIPDPIGKGPGEKWTGPVN; encoded by the coding sequence GTGACGATTCCTGCTGAGCACCACGATGACCGCCACCAGAGCTGGGAGCAGCAGGAGCAGGCCGCGACAGCCGCGACCCGTGACATCGCGGACGTCCCAGCGGTCGAGGTGATCACCACGACCGCGGTGCACCTGATGAGCGCCGCGGCCGTGAAGGTCGGCCTCGCCGACCACCCGGAGGAGCAGACCGACCTCGACGAGGCCCGCAAGCTCATCAACGCCCTGGCCGGCCTGATCACCGCCGGCGCACCCGAGATCAGCGACATGCACGCCCGCTCGCTGCGCGACGGGCTTCGCTCGCTTCAGCTGGCCTTCCGCGAGGCATCGGCGATCCCCGACCCGATCGGCAAGGGCCCCGGCGAGAAGTGGACCGGCCCGGTCAACTGA
- a CDS encoding LysM peptidoglycan-binding domain-containing protein has protein sequence MSTISIQAPLTIPVAAAAGGRSVTTRLRITARGRRVLAALAAAPVVAGIAVSLLAGGTAIASGESAEPVAFETVTVLPGDTLWSIAAEAAPGVDPREVIDDIRRLNNLSSGMIQVGASIAIPTAYSE, from the coding sequence ATGAGCACCATCAGCATCCAGGCCCCGCTGACCATCCCGGTCGCGGCCGCTGCCGGCGGGCGTTCTGTCACGACGCGACTGCGGATCACGGCGCGTGGTCGTCGTGTCCTCGCCGCTCTCGCCGCAGCCCCCGTCGTCGCGGGCATCGCCGTCTCGCTCCTCGCGGGCGGTACGGCGATCGCATCCGGCGAGAGCGCCGAGCCGGTCGCGTTCGAGACCGTGACGGTGCTGCCGGGCGACACCCTGTGGTCGATCGCCGCCGAGGCCGCTCCCGGAGTCGACCCGCGCGAGGTCATCGACGACATCAGGCGGCTCAACAACCTCAGCTCCGGCATGATCCAGGTCGGCGCGTCCATCGCGATCCCGACCGCGTACTCCGAGTGA